Genomic segment of Triticum aestivum cultivar Chinese Spring chromosome 6A, IWGSC CS RefSeq v2.1, whole genome shotgun sequence:
TGAGGGAgaggccggcggcgggcggcaggcgcGGCAGCAGTGGCATGGGAAGGGGGCGGGCTGCAGGCGCGACAGCGGTGGCGTGTGAAGGCGGGTGCGCCGGTCGCGGCAGTGGCGGCAACCGAGCGGTCGCGTCAACGGCCGGCCCGAGGCAGAAGGCGGGCGGCAGGCAGGCGGTCGCCGCACGCGCGACAGCGGAGAGCGCGGCCTATGAGGGCAGAAGGCGGGCGCCCTGAGGGGAGGCGATGGCCGGCAGGCGGCAGGAGACCGGGCACGAGCAGTCGGCACTTGCATGCACGCCGTAATTAGTGCGGGCAGTTACTGCATGACGATACAGCCATTCGCGCCACGTCCACACGTACGCCCCCACCAGTCAACGCCGACTTTTGTAAAAGAAACACACCCTGCATCTAACATAGTGGGCCCATGGATGCTAACGGCTTGGCTCGGCTCGCGTCCTCACGGCTGCCAAGCGGCTCGGCTCACCCCGCAGTCCCGTATACACGGGCGTGCGGGGTATCGGCGTGGACGCATGGGGATAGATTTTTTTTACATAAGACATCGTGCCTCTAGCAGCGAAGGGGTATGAGCAAATCTCAGCCTTTGATGTGTTTAAGGGGGTGTACCGAAGCCGAAGTGTAAAGAGTCTTTTGTCTCTCCGTaaatcttgtattactcatatcaatCGTAGCCAGAATAAGGTTAGTGATAGCTTAACTAAGTTTGCTCGTTTAGAGAACAAAATCATGACTTGGATTGGATCAGGGCCTTCAGTTGCTACAAAACTTTCTACGATTGATTGTATGAATTTTTTGAGTTGAGTAATACAATATTTACCCAAAAAAAAAAAGCAAAGCCAAACTTCGGACATATTTCAGATATTCTCAGCAGAGATCCATCTGAATGTTACACGGTTCTTCTCCCACGCCGCCCTCAACAGAGGATAGAGCGAGCATCAATCACCGATTACACATATACTCTTTGGAAAGCAAATCTTGCTTGCCACTAACCAATTACACAACTTTCCTCTTCACTTTCTGAAACAATTACAACCCACTATGAACAGAAAGAATGGAGCCATCTCTACCTGTATACATATTCTGCACACTAAAACAAAGCAAAACCGAATTTTCACCTCGGACATATTTCAGATCTTCTCAGCAGAGATCCATCTGAACGTTACACGGTTCTTCTCCCACGCCGCCCTCAACAGAGGATAGAGCGAGCGTCAATCACCGATTGCGGTGGATCCAGGTCCTTATCCTGGAGAGCGTTGCCCAGCAGCTTTTGCATCTCTGATGCGAAGACGTCATCCAGGATCTGCACAAGGTAGCTCCTCAGGATTAACAGATTTATAAACTACACCATATTACTAGCTCCGTCATCCTAAGGATCTAGTACTTGCTTATTGTTGTCGATATGTTGCACTGTGATCTGTAGTTTCACATGGAACTTGGCCGTCCCTTGATAATGCATGGAACCACCCACTGGAAATGTAGTCCAGGGTTCTCTATGAAGTGATACAAACTTTATAGGGCTGCTTCCCTAACATAGAGCTGCTTCCCTAACATAACGAGGGAGTATAAGATAAACACTGCAGGTACACCAAACTTATTAGTTTATCTCGGTGTACTATTGCCCGTGCTATTATTCCATATTACTATTTTCTAGTAACATGTCTTAATAACAGTTTACTTAGAGCTGCTTCCCTAACATAAGATAAAACACTGTAGGACATCTAACCTACTATTTTCCAATAACAGTTTTCATTTCTTAGAGCTGATTCCCAGATGAATATTGATGATGAGTGTGGGCTTACCCCTAAAGCGTAATCGGATCCACGGTACCAAATCCTGTTCTCCTTTCTGCTCTCGAGAAACCTCAACACAATCTGCCAAAATGAAGTTAATAAAGTAAGCATAAGTTGTCATGGcagcatttggacaagttttttcTCCTTGTATTTACCTGGCCCAACCTATCCCAGAAACCTCGGCAAATAGCGACAAATATTCTGCAGGAAAAGACCCCGTGGAGGTTGTGTATGGAATCAGAGAGTTGCGCACGGAGAGCCTGCATCCTTTCACGCATTTCACTTTCACCTTCAGTCTCTTTTGTTTCTTCAAGAATTCGTTTTAACCTTGTAGTCCGATTAGCTTGTGTCTGAAATCAACAATCACAATTATGACCTCTATATATGTAATATGTCTTACCTAAATCACATGAAGAACTGTATTAGCATTAAGAATGTGTCAGAATAATCCTTACTTCACTAACAATCTTCTCCACTATTGCCTGCAGGTATTTCTTGTACTTCTTTCTCAACATGACTGTGATGGAGTTCATTTGCTCTCCAAAAAGTGTGGTCCCGTTTGCTATGGTTAGATATGCTGCCCACGATTTGAGAATATCCTCAACCCGGCAGTGTAACACATCTAGCATTCTTTTAACTGTATTCATGAATGTTCCTAACTGTGATGAAGAACAATCGGCTGGTCATTAGTGAACGACTCACTGAACAAACCAAATTTTTTTAGATAAAGACTGAACAAACCACATGATATGATGCAAGCTTATATACCTGATTTGGCACAACATATGGAGCTACCGATTGTCTTCTTGTCAGTCTTTGAACATGCTTCTCAAGAATTTTTGGTATGCCGTCTCTCAGAGGCATTAGAGTCTCCATGTATTGCTTCTCCAGTGCCTTCATAACTTCTCTTTCGACATCAGCAATAGCCTGAATAAGAGAAAAGAAATATCAGTCGAGTGCATTACATGAAAAATGTGGGAAACTGATTCAAGGTGGTGGCACATACACTCTCCAAACTCATTAGATATTGAGGCCATCTGTTGATAACTACTCCATACTCATTTATGCTTTCTCTTATTTGCTCATATATTTGCTCGACAAATGGTGAAGTTGTAGATGCTGCAGGATAGGATAACTGCAAAAGGGCAAGGTGGTTTATGCAAGGAAGTCCAACTGCCAAGGTCAGACAAGCGACCTGTTTTTATCTACGATGTGTGTTTATGGTTACCTTCTCAGCTTTGCAATAATCAAGCAAGTGCAACCGGGTATCTTCAATCCACACCATAATGTAATCATGAAACAACTCCCTCGAAAGTACACCCCCATGAACAGGTCTACAATTGTATAAATGAAACAAAACGAATCAGCTGAAAAGAATATGCGGTTTGGGCATTTGGAGACACACATATCAATTGGAGAATACAGTAAAGGGATATCAACTGTATGATCTAGTTGTTTGTATCTTACCTGACTTGCCAGGAGTCAAGATCTCTCTCAAAATCAGCAGTCGCAATGAGCAGTTCAGCAACATGTTGTAAGGGTCTTGATGGGGGACTTGCAGAGAGAAAACCCTTCAACCGTTTGCATAGTTCTGTACTATAGAGAGATGCTGCTATGTTTGGAAGATCTATCGAACTAAAGGGGGAAAATGTGAGGGGAGTTCTGAGTAGTATCTAAGCAAACAAAAATACTTTTACTAGAGCAAGCATATATTTGCTACCTTGGGAGTATATTCTGATCGTGAATCTTGATGTCTGCTTGAATCTCAAGACTTATGTTAATGCATAATGTCTTCATTTTGAGATAGGCAGCAGAAATAGTCATGTCGTCTGTAAGAAGATTGTCATTATTGCTTGACATGAACTCGTCTGTCTCAATCATATGCCTCCTGCACCTCTTTGCCGCAGCAGTCTGTAAAAAGGGAGATTTACCTGTTTACCTATGGTTACATAAATAATCAACAAAAGGCGTATACTATCATACGTCTAGACCCTCTATTTATGCTAGTTTAAGTGCAAGTTGCATCATAGGTGAAGCTTTAATCCATCTATGGTACTCCCCCTGTCCACAAATGTAAGATGTTTTGGCAGTTCAATTTAAACtgccaaaaacgtcttacatttgtaGACAGCGGGGGTATATAATTTTCAGAGTAAGCTGCACCATATGCGAATCAATGAAGCATGTTTTCCAATTCATTCCTAATCCACTTGTCTCCAAACTGGACATTCCTAATTCACTTGTCTCCAAACTTGGACAATTAAATATGCAAGTCTCCAAACTGGACTATTAAATATTATGAAATCTTTAGCTAATGTTAGAGATAATCATAATGATAAACTCATTAGCCTGTACTGTGTTTGAACAATCAGCATAGAATAAGTACTAACTATCACATATATTTGAGCTATAAAATTGGAAATATAAATGCCTTCATCATCCCCTATATAAGTTAGACATGTGCAACTCATCGCTCTGAGAAAAAAATGGCATCTGAATGAAAAATACTTCGTCAGAGTATGCATTTCAGATGTCTGACCTGCAGATAGCTCCTGAGTATGCTCTGTGCTTCGTTAGAGAGTATATCATGCAGTACACTGAATATCTGAACTGCAGGTGCCAAAGCTGGTGCAGCACAATCTGATATCGGGCCAAATAGCTCCGATAAGCCCGTAATAGAATGCTCATCCAGTGATTTATAATTTTCGAACACAATCGCAAGAAGAACATTGATCCTATCTTCACAGTCAAGCAGTATACTTCTCTGCACACACATACAAAATAATCATGGCTCCGTAAAGTGTTATCCAATTTCTGCCATAATTCTGTTTTTTTAGAGAGGAGGTGCTTGCCCAGCCTTAAGAATGAGACCCTTAATAATTCTGTATATACTTGGCATAAGTGATGAAAAGAGAGGATCACTGGGTGGCTGTACCTTTGGCACACATGCCTATTTTATAGTACACGCTGTGTTCACTTGGACATTTTGAACTTCTTACGTCTATGTGAATTATTGGTCTATGTATTCATGTCATCTGACCTTTGCATGGAACCTTTTTAATGTAAAGACCTCTCTTGTCTCGTGAAAGCTAACGACCACCTTCCTCTTAAAGAAAAAACTGGGGGTGCTAGTAGTCTAGAATTTAGTACACATTGTGTTCACCAGGACATCTTAAAAGTATTGGCCTATGTATTCTTGTCGTCTGGCAGTATTTACATGGAGCCTTTTTCATGTACAAAACCAGGGTATGTCTAGTGGAAGCTAACGACCACCTTTCCACTTAAAGAAAAACCAGGGGTGTTGGTACACAAATTAGTACATATTGTGTTCCCTAGGACATGCTAAACTTCTATGAATTATTGGCCATATATTCATGTTGTAACATGACCTTTTTAgagcctctcccagtgctccaagGTGCAAATAGGCCAAGATGCATGGTGACATCCTAGTTAATGACGAGAGAGATTGCCCTTGAAACAATCTGTGGTGGAGTCATACAAATGCTAGAATGGTCCACGAAAGAGCTTAAGATACAACACTTTAAGATACTATGCAATGTGGAAATTGTATGTAAACACCCATGATGCAACAAGAGACAACCCACTGGAAGTAGCCTAATGTAAAGATTACCTCTTGTCTTGTTAAAGTTCTGTCATCCCGTGCTTTTATGACAGGGAGAAGCAGCTCATATGTAAGTTCCAAGCAATCCTTTGTTGGCGTTGCCACATTCATAATGTAACAAAGGTACCTGTAAAATGTCATAGATACCAATATCAAGTTTTGCTATATTTACTAGCCATCATTGAGCGTACACAACCAAATAATATATCACCTCAGTTTTCTATATGCGTCTGATACCCCATAGTAATCAGAAAATTCATCCAACAGCCATTTCCACgaaccactgatgtgcaacatttTGCTGTTGAAATTTTGAGCTCTCATTGCTGCTTCCAGAACCATGTCATATATAATTGTATCGACAGCCAGACCACCTTGCAGCATCTATTTTTACAATGCCATctaagattaagatagatatttaATGTTTGCACACTTATAATAAGTAGGAGAATAAAAGAGCAGACCTTTGCAGATCCATAATTGTCCGCAGGCATGGACAAGTTCAGACAAAGTTGAATTTTGCCCACACATTCTTGATCCTCGAGGTATAGAGGCCACCATCTGGTGACTTCCTCCTGCTGTTTCCAAATTTGTACAATTGAGAAATTGATTTTAGTACAGTCATGAATCAACTGCAACAATGAGGGTGTGAGCACTGAGAATACATACGTGGGCATCACTGAATGATGAAACTTGAATTTCTGCACGGCCTATGACAACTCTATTGTTGTCTTGTACTTCAACAAGAATAACGTCTCCCTGGCCCTCTAGATAACTGAAGCATAAGTATTAACTGTTAGTAGATGGTTCAAGAACGTTGTCTGAGCAAATATTTTAATTCCATTGGTAGAATGAATATGTAAGTGTATAACACAATCATAGCTATTTTCTCTGTTCCCAATTATTTGAAGTTTTAGTTTTGTTTTTAGTCACACTTCTTTATGTTTGACAACTCTATAGAAAAATATGCTAATATTTACAACATCAAATATGATAAGTGTATCTGTTATTTACAACATCAATCATAGCTAAGTCAAACCTCTAGATAACTGAAGCATAAGTATAAACTGTTAGTAGATGGTTCAAGAACATTGTCTGAGCAAATATTTTAATTCCATTGGTAGAATGAATATGTAAGTGTATAACACAATCATAGCTATTTTCTCTGTTCCCATTGATTTGAAGTTCTAGTTTTGTTCCAAGTCAAACTTCTTTATGTTTAACAACTCTATAGAAAAATATGCTAATATTTACAACATCAAATATGCTAAGTATATCTGTTGGTTCAAGAACATTATCTGAGCAAATCTTTTGATTGCATTGATAGAATGAATATACAAGTGTATAACACAATCATAGCTATTTTTCccaattatttgaagttctagtATTGTTCCAACTTAAACttctctatgtttgaccaactCTATAGAAAAATATGTTAATATATACAACATCAAATATATATGGTATGGAAATATATGTTATGATGAATCCAATGAAACTAATTTGATGTTGTAGATGTTAATATATTTTCCTATAGACTTGACCAAACTTAAAGAAGTTTAACTTAGGACAAAGCTAGAAGTTCAGATAATTTGGAATAGAGGGAGAGTAGGATAGAACTTACAAGAGTTGAGATTCACCAGTCCCCGGCTTCAAATATTGCAGAGAAATAGAATCTCTTTGTTGACCTTTGAGGGAGCTTTTTAATTCTAGTGTGCATGTAAACATCTCTGCAGGTATGATATTGTGTTACTAAATACAGAAATGAACCCTGTCAGATATAAGCCATAAAAGCATTTGACCCTCTTAACCTTCTGGCAAAGATGTAGATGATGTGGATGTCAGCATAGTGACCTGGCTCTTCAGAATTTTAGAAATCTGTCTAACATACTCGCTACCAGCTTGCATGTAGAGATTTCTAAAGGATGATGTTGCACGAAGCTTTGGTCTTTGCGGTACAACACGTATCTTTCTTACTGTTAGCAAACAATAAGAATATGAGAACAAACCATTGAAAGCACACACAAAGTAATCTGTACACTTGCATTCTGCAATGCGTTGATTGTTAACTTCTCATTCCAAAAAGAGTTTGCTCAATGATATTATTTCCAGTTTAAGAAAAACTGAAGTTGAAATCTATATTGATGTTCTGTGGTTCTGAGTAATACCTTCGATCTCAATCCGTTTAACAAGTTTCCTTGCCTTCATGCTACAACTTTCATCCTTATCATAGGTATGTTTTCCATCATCTTGATTCTtatgctttggatgaagcaaaaaTTTCTGTATTCTATTCATCATAAAGAGTTGATAAGCTGTGAGCCCAAAGGCAAATTAAGGTCAAATGACATAAAGCTAGATTACCCATAACATTAATTCATGCATGAGTTGTTGCATACCCAAAGGCGCTTCTAAGTACCATGCACTCATCACGGAGGAATTCTGGAGCCTCCATGCAATTTTTTGCCCACGCATTCAGACAAAGCCGAAAGCATGCATCATATGCAACAAATGACTGCCATGCATTTTGGACACTGTCAAGTAAAAAAGTGGTCGATAAGAACAGAAAACAGATGAAACGTCTACAAATGGGTACCAAGTAAAAAAATAATAACACACACTTGGTTGTGAAGCTGGGTATCTGAGCTAATAAATTGTTCTCGATGTACGGCATCTGAACACCATCCGCCTGAACAGTTGATCTGAATTGCATTTTTTTGGTTAGGCGGAAAAAAAACAATCATGTGCCTGAACTACTCCAAAATGTAAATTATGATCTACCGTACCTCGTAGGAAGCTCATGAACATCTTGAGCCAGTATATCCGCCACTGAGGAGATCTCAGTCTTCTCAAAGCCTCCGCTCTCGTCGGCTATTTGCACATCAAGTAATGGTCTAATTATCTTTTCCAGGCAAAcggaaatactccctctgtaaactaatataagagcgtttagatcactattttagtattctaaacgctcttatattagtttatggaaaGAGTACAAACAAACTATGTTTGCAATAAGTAGTGATCGTTGCTCTCACCAATTGCATCGAGAATGCCATCCACCTCCCCAACTCGTGCAGCAATTGGGGGAGCACTCGGTGGCCCGAAATCCTGGAATTTCTGCACATCAGCGTAGCGCTCCtggatataaaaataataattagaGCTGCATCCTACTTTTGCCAGCACAATTGCGCACCCATGCAAACTCTAATTAGGAAGCATAAACAAGCATGGACGAAACTGTTAACCAACAGGATTCAGTAATCGCTAATTGTACAGTGGAAAATATCAAGCAAGCTGGAGCAGCATCCTTACATGCGAGCTGCAGTCCACCTGATCCTGACCACGGGAGCTTTTCCCGGCAaacgcggccgcggccgcggctcGCACCTCGACCCGAAGGTTCTCCTTGGACTGGCCCCGGGCAAGCCCGCCGCCCCTCCGGCCGAACTGCGACGTGACCTCGTCCTCGACGCCATTACCGTACAGGTCCCTCGCCCTGCGGAACAGGCTGGAGTCGCTGGAGCACACCCCGTCCTCCTCGGCCGTGTGGTCAGAGAAGTAGCCGTAGCCGCAGTCCTCAGTCAGCCCCCAGGACGCGAcgctctcctccccctcctcctcctcctcggagtcCGCGGCGAGGAGCACGGAGTGGCGGCCGAGGAGCCCCGAGTGGCGCGTGGCGGTTCGCACCGGCGGCGGCAGGCTCTTGGGGGAGAAGAGGCCGACGCACGCCCTGTTGTACAGCGCGGGGCTCCTCGGCGCCGCCGCGTCCGCCGAGATCTGGCCCAGAGGCAGCCGCTCCGCCAGCGGGGACCTCGCCGCGGCCGGGGGAGTGTCCGTGCCCTGCTTGATCCAGCTGATGGCCGACTCGTCGAGGCCCTCCGTGAACATCATCGCAGCCGAGGAGCGAGGATTTGGGGATCGATGTCGCCGCGGATTGGGGAATTCTGCGACTGGAAATTTTGGCTTGGGTTTGGGGATTTGGGAGGAttgcggggaggggaggggcgtgTGATATGGTAGTAGTAGAGGAAGAATCCTAGGTGGGGACGATGATGGGCGAGATAGTGGGGAAAGTGGGGTGTTGTAACGGCTAGTTCCTCGGGCGCGGCCTTGAATGGATCCGCGCTGAGCTGGCACACGGCCTTCCGGGCTACGATCTGAAGAGGGCCCATGGGTCTGTTGAGGTTGGACTTTGCGTGAGCCCTGGCGCCAgcaagataataataataataataataataataataataataataataataataataataataataataataataataataataataggatactCTCTCCTTTTATCTTCGTCTCATTTTAAGATTTCGAggcgcattaaatctttgcatgcaaaAACTAAAACCAAACCCGCCAATGCATGTAATATTCCTACTCATTTAGTGGCCAAGCATGCATTCACTATAATTAATTCAAATTAATGCATCACTTTAATTTAGATAGATttataaagtacgagatacatttctCCACTTGCCACCTGCCTTAGTTGATAAGATTTCAgagtaaaccggaaaggagggagtaactcATTTTGTGGATGGTCTATTGCCTAAAATTGTGATGTGTTGCATATAATTGCAAAGCTCCTTAGTAATATAGTTGTAAAAAATAGAAAGTTAATGATTAGCCCACTTTAACCAAACAAAGCCTAGTCAGCCTGTCACATTCATTCTTGCTCTATTGACCTAAGTGAGAACACCATCTTCTACCCTCACAAGACCGGGTAGTATATATTTTTAGAGATACTATTTTTCATGTAATATAAGATCATCCAAAAGCGGATTATGAAATTTTTTGTTTCCTATGTTCTTTCTTTTCCCCTACTCCAGGGCTGCGACTAAAACACTAGTTGTCGCCCCATGTACTTCCCTTCTCGTCGCTGCCTGTGGGTGTTGCGTGGGCAAAGTCCGTGTGACACTAACGGTGGCGGGGAGGTCCTGATCGTGGGTGGCCTGCTTGTGGAGGAGTTGGAGGGGCTATCGCGGAATGGCGAAGGAGGTGTGTGCTCGAGTAGTGGTTTTTCGTTAGGTGGTGCTCGACGACGGCGTTGGTGATCCGGAGCAGCAGTATTCTAAGGTGGCCCGGCCTGGCTACATCACCGGAGAAGGAGTTGGTGCATCGTCCGGACCGCGGCGAGCTCGGCATCAGACCCTTGCTTGGCATGCAACGACATGggtgttttttttccttttagattTTCTTTAGAAAGCCTTCGAGTTTGGTTTCGGGCGACAAGGCGGCGACGTTGTTTCAgtgtaggaataatgtctccccGCTCTTTCCCCGCTTTGTTGGTGTGCCTATCGCCGACAGAGGACATGTGGAGCCATGTCTATGGTGGGTGTTTCGTGATCCGATCGATTTATGTTTTCGGTGGATCAGTCAAGATTCGGTTGGCTTCCGTGGTCTTCGGAGCTTCTTCAGACCCTTATTGGTGTTTCTTCTCCAGGGTCGTCGTTGCTTTGCAGATTGTGGCTGCCGGTGTCTCCTGGTCTGCATCGACGACTTTTCCGTCTGCTTCTTCTACAAGCTCCTGGGTTTAAAAAGTTTGCTTCACCAAGGAGGCTGCCCAAAGGTCTTTTGGTCTACACATCGATGACTTTTCGGCCGCTGCTTCTACAAGCTTCTGGGTTTAAAAATGTTTGCTCTGCCAAGGCAGTGGCTTAGAGGTGGCATCGAGCTATGCTTACGACACACTGCCAATGGATGCAGAAGGAGGAAGACTTTGGCACCCCAAGAATATGaatgtatttttattttttgtatgaatgtGTTTGTAAGGACATGTGATGCATAATATATGGCCATAGGTCCTTTCACAAAAAAATCGTCTAAAAGCCGAGACGAACCTAGAATAGAACAACCATGTCAGTTGATGCCAATGAAAGATGAGAAATCCTTCACAATATTAGGCTGGCGTTTGGGAGAGCTCTACTCCACCTATAAACTATGGGAGTTTGGAATAAATTGTTTGGGGCATAAGTAACTCTAGCTTCAGATATATGGAATGATAATTGGGCTCCTCCGAGTCCAAATTTGGTGGTGAGAAGACCTCGAGGAGGTATAATGCTGCAAAAATGTTTCAGATCTCATTCATCCAATGACAAGCAATTTGGACGAGGatttttttcgctctgttttttgACCGGTTGATGCCGAAGCTATACTATCTATTCACCTTGTCACAGATAAAGAAGATTCCGTTGCCTGGCACAATTCTAGGGATGGGTATTTCTCAGTCAAATCATCTTACTTTGGTGAATGGGAGCACAAATACATTACCCTTGCAACTACTTTGCATATTGTCGGAAGCATGGTAAATAAGATACGGTATGTACTATGAAAATCAAATGTTCCAACAGAAGTAAAGATCTTCGGACGACGAGCTCTTCATGGCATTGTTCCTTATTTGGGAATCTTGGCGAGTGGACATATTAAAACAAGTGGACAATGTCCTCTGTGCAAAGTGGGCTATGAAGATTTGAAACACACGGTCTGTCAATATAAAAGAGCAAGTCAAGTGTGGaaggaactgaaggaaatatgccctagaggcaataataaagttgttatttatattttcttatatcatgataaatgtttattattcatgctagaattgtattaaccggaaacttagtacatctgtgaatacatagacaaacaaagtgtccctagtatgcctctacttgactagctcgttaatcaaagatgattaagtttcctagccatagacatgtgttgtcatttgatgaacgagatcacatcattagagaatgatgtgatggacaagacccatccgtaagcttagcactatgatcgtttagt
This window contains:
- the LOC123132607 gene encoding uncharacterized protein isoform X1, which translates into the protein MMFTEGLDESAISWIKQGTDTPPAAARSPLAERLPLGQISADAAAPRSPALYNRACVGLFSPKSLPPPVRTATRHSGLLGRHSVLLAADSEEEEEGEESVASWGLTEDCGYGYFSDHTAEEDGVCSSDSSLFRRARDLYGNGVEDEVTSQFGRRGGGLARGQSKENLRVEVRAAAAAAFAGKSSRGQDQVDCSSHERYADVQKFQDFGPPSAPPIAARVGEVDGILDAIVYRGSISVCLEKIIRPLLDVQIADESGGFEKTEISSVADILAQDVHELPTRSTVQADGVQMPYIENNLLAQIPSFTTNVQNAWQSFVAYDACFRLCLNAWAKNCMEAPEFLRDECMVLRSAFGIQKFLLHPKHKNQDDGKHTYDKDESCSMKARKLVKRIEIEVRKIRVVPQRPKLRATSSFRNLYMQAGSEYVRQISKILKSQVTMLTSTSSTSLPEEMFTCTLELKSSLKGQQRDSISLQYLKPGTGESQLFYLEGQGDVILVEVQDNNRVVIGRAEIQVSSFSDAHQEEVTRWWPLYLEDQECVGKIQLCLNLSMPADNYGSAKMLQGGLAVDTIIYDMVLEAAMRAQNFNSKMLHISGSWKWLLDEFSDYYGVSDAYRKLRYLCYIMNVATPTKDCLELTYELLLPVIKARDDRTLTRQERSILLDCEDRINVLLAIVFENYKSLDEHSITGLSELFGPISDCAAPALAPAVQIFSVLHDILSNEAQSILRSYLQTAAAKRCRRHMIETDEFMSSNNDNLLTDDMTISAAYLKMKTLCINISLEIQADIKIHDQNILPSSIDLPNIAASLYSTELCKRLKGFLSASPPSRPLQHVAELLIATADFERDLDSWQVRPVHGGVLSRELFHDYIMVWIEDTRLHLLDYCKAEKLSYPAASTTSPFVEQIYEQIRESINEYGVVINRWPQYLMSLESAIADVEREVMKALEKQYMETLMPLRDGIPKILEKHVQRLTRRQSVAPYVVPNQLGTFMNTVKRMLDVLHCRVEDILKSWAAYLTIANGTTLFGEQMNSITVMLRKKYKKYLQAIVEKIVSETQANRTTRLKRILEETKETEGESEMRERMQALRAQLSDSIHNLHGVFSCRIFVAICRGFWDRLGQIVLRFLESRKENRIWYRGSDYALGILDDVFASEMQKLLGNALQDKDLDPPQSVIDARSILC
- the LOC123132607 gene encoding uncharacterized protein isoform X2 — translated: MMFTEGLDESAISWIKQGTDTPPAAARSPLAERLPLGQISADAAAPRSPALYNRACVGLFSPKSLPPPVRTATRHSGLLGRHSVLLAADSEEEEEGEESVASWGLTEDCGYGYFSDHTAEEDGVCSSDSSLFRRARDLYGNGVEDEVTSQFGRRGGGLARGQSKENLRVEVRAAAAAAFAGKSSRGQDQVDCSSHERYADVQKFQDFGPPSAPPIAARVGEVDGILDAIVYRGSISVCLEKIIRPLLDVQIADESGGFEKTEISSVADILAQDVHELPTRSTVQADGVQMPYIENNLLAQIPSFTTNVQNAWQSFVAYDACFRLCLNAWAKNCMEAPEFLRDECMVLRSAFGIQKFLLHPKHKNQDDGKHTYDKDESCSMKARKLVKRIEIEVRKIRVVPQRPKLRATSSFRNLYMQAGSEYVRQISKILKSQVTMLTSTSSTSLPEEMFTCTLELKSSLKGQQRDSISLQYLKPGTGESQLFYLEGQGDVILVEVQDNNRVVIGRAEIQVSSFSDAHEEVTRWWPLYLEDQECVGKIQLCLNLSMPADNYGSAKMLQGGLAVDTIIYDMVLEAAMRAQNFNSKMLHISGSWKWLLDEFSDYYGVSDAYRKLRYLCYIMNVATPTKDCLELTYELLLPVIKARDDRTLTRQERSILLDCEDRINVLLAIVFENYKSLDEHSITGLSELFGPISDCAAPALAPAVQIFSVLHDILSNEAQSILRSYLQTAAAKRCRRHMIETDEFMSSNNDNLLTDDMTISAAYLKMKTLCINISLEIQADIKIHDQNILPSSIDLPNIAASLYSTELCKRLKGFLSASPPSRPLQHVAELLIATADFERDLDSWQVRPVHGGVLSRELFHDYIMVWIEDTRLHLLDYCKAEKLSYPAASTTSPFVEQIYEQIRESINEYGVVINRWPQYLMSLESAIADVEREVMKALEKQYMETLMPLRDGIPKILEKHVQRLTRRQSVAPYVVPNQLGTFMNTVKRMLDVLHCRVEDILKSWAAYLTIANGTTLFGEQMNSITVMLRKKYKKYLQAIVEKIVSETQANRTTRLKRILEETKETEGESEMRERMQALRAQLSDSIHNLHGVFSCRIFVAICRGFWDRLGQIVLRFLESRKENRIWYRGSDYALGILDDVFASEMQKLLGNALQDKDLDPPQSVIDARSILC